The Oceanicaulis alexandrii DSM 11625 genomic interval GTCGGTCAATATCTGGTGGCCGCCCGCTTGGACGCGCACATTGGCGCTGGTGGCGGTGCCGCTGTCGCTGATCCTGATCATCGCCACCTATCTGCCCAGCCATATCCGTTCGATCACGCGCCACCCGATGACGCTGGGCGTCTTTCTGTGGTCGGGATCTCACCTCCTGGCCAATGGCGAGCTGGCGTCCATCGTTTTGTTCGGCGCGTTCGCGGGCTGGTCTGCGATCTTGCTGGTGGAGGGTTATTGGAGCGGCGGGCACTTTGCGCGGCCCGGTCAATTGTGGGCGGATCTCACCGCTGTGCTTATTGGCTTGCTGGCGTCCGCCTTGATCGCTTATTTCCACATGCAGCTTTTTGGCGTCGCCGTCGTCGAGTTTGCATCCAATCGCACCGCACCCGG includes:
- a CDS encoding NnrU family protein, whose product is MGVLITGLIFFIGVHLTRVLGIKALVVKVTGEALFAIFYSVLSTIGLTLIIYGQILAHPSVNIWWPPAWTRTLALVAVPLSLILIIATYLPSHIRSITRHPMTLGVFLWSGSHLLANGELASIVLFGAFAGWSAILLVEGYWSGGHFARPGQLWADLTAVLIGLLASALIAYFHMQLFGVAVVEFASNRTAPGI